Within Bacillus sp. E(2018), the genomic segment CATGAGTGCAATAAAAGAATTTCAAATGTTGACTCTTTAGAAAAGTTTCTTCAAGACGTTCTATACTAAAGAAAAGCCAAGCTTCTGCGTCTAGCAGCTAGCTTGGCTTTTTTGTTACCTTTTTAAAGTTTTAAAGTTTTAAAGTTTTAAAGCTGGAAAATGCGGTATCACTTCTTCACCTAGTTCTTGTATAACTTCTTTAGCTGGTCTTTCACTATCGAAGAGTGCAAAGAACAAGTGGTTTACTCCAGACTCTTTATACACTTGCAACAGCTCGATCAATGGATTGCGGCCGATTCTAAATCCTAAACGAATCGGTTGTGGAGCTTCGTTAGGATCTTCTGCTAGATCAAGGTGCATGGGTTGAGTGAATGGTTTGAACGTATTAGGATGATAGCGCTCAACTAACTCTCTCCACCTTTTTATTGTTACTTCTTGATACTTAGGGCTGCGAGGATAGTACATCCACCCATCTCCATGCTCTGCAAACCACTCCATTTCCTGTTGTGCATAGCCTGTAATAAATGTCGGAATTCGTTTTGTTGGCTTAGGTACAAGATTAGCTCCCTGCAGGGCTCCCCGGGATGAATGGATTTCTGGGTATTCGTTATAAAGGACCTGGTTAAGATATTGAAAAGCCTCCACAAACGCTTGCCCTCGTGTTTCGTGCGAGACACCTAAAGCAGAGAAATCTGCACGTCTATCACCTGATGATACGCCAAGCAACACACGTTCTGGGAACAATTGATCCAGAGTTGCGATTTCTTTAGCAACACGCAACGGATGCCTTAATGGTAGTACAGCAGCTGCTGTTCCTAGTGCAATTTCCTTCGTCTGACTTGCTAAATATGTCATATAGA encodes:
- a CDS encoding LLM class oxidoreductase, which produces MNPFKYHRSYNRMYSEGELTLGLHIPLENYRFATPTMEQQVELSQLAEKLGFTSLWFRDVLLEDPNFGDPAVGQIYDMMIYMTYLASQTKEIALGTAAAVLPLRHPLRVAKEIATLDQLFPERVLLGVSSGDRRADFSALGVSHETRGQAFVEAFQYLNQVLYNEYPEIHSSRGALQGANLVPKPTKRIPTFITGYAQQEMEWFAEHGDGWMYYPRSPKYQEVTIKRWRELVERYHPNTFKPFTQPMHLDLAEDPNEAPQPIRLGFRIGRNPLIELLQVYKESGVNHLFFALFDSERPAKEVIQELGEEVIPHFPALKL